A single Capra hircus breed San Clemente chromosome 13, ASM170441v1, whole genome shotgun sequence DNA region contains:
- the ZCCHC3 gene encoding zinc finger CCHC domain-containing protein 3: protein MATGGGAEEERKRGRPQLLGPARPSTRAEEAEGGREKMGWAQVVKNLAEKKGEFRESRPPRREEESGSGAGGGLSAPAGLAAPSLGDFPPAGRGDPKGRRRDPAGEAADSRKKKGAAEAGRRKKAEAAAMATPARPDAAEDAADRPPQDEQATAAGPAAGPGKGRFLVRICFQGDEGACPTRDFVVGALILRSIGMDPSDIYAVIQIPGSREFDVSFRSAEKLALFLRVYEEKREQEDCWENFVVLGRSKSSLKTLFILFRNETVDVEDIVTWLKRHCDVLAVPVKVTDRFGIWTGEYKCEIELRQGEGGVRHLPGAFFLGAERGYSWYKGQPKTCFKCGSRTHMSGSCTQDRCFRCGEEGHLSPYCRKGIVCNLCGKRGHAFAQCPKAVHNSVGAQLTGVAGH from the coding sequence ATGGCCACCGGCGGCGGCgcggaggaggagaggaagcggGGGCGGCCACAGCTCCTGGGCCCCGCGCGCCCGTCGACCAGGGCCGAGGAGGCCGAGGGCGGCCGCGAGAAGATGGGCTGGGCccaagtggtgaagaacctggcCGAGAAGAAGGGCGAATTCCGTGAGTCGCGGCCGCCGCGGCGGGAGGAAGAAAGCGGCAGCGGCGCGGGAGGCGGGCTTAGTGCTCCCGCGGGTCTGGCGGCGCCGAGCCTCGGCGACTTCCCCCCAGCCGGCCGCGGGGACCCGAAGGGCCGCCGGAGAGACCCAGCTGGAGAGGCGGCGGACTCCCGCAAGAAAAAGGGTGCAGCCGAGGCGggcaggaggaagaaggctgaggcGGCAGCCATGGCGACCCCGGCGAGGCCCGACGCGGCCGAGGACGCAGCCGACCGGCCCCCCCAGGACGAGCAGGCTACGGCGGCTGGCCCCGCTGCGGGCCCGGGAAAGGGCCGCTTCCTCGTGCGCATCTGTTTCCAGGGAGACGAGGGCGCCTGCCCAACCAGGGACTTCGTAGTGGGCGCTCTCATCCTGCGTTCCATCGGTATGGACCCGAGCGACATCTACGCGGTCATTCAGATCCCGGGCAGTCGCGAGTTCGACGTGAGCTTCCGTTCGGCGGAGAAGCTAGCCCTGTTCCTGCGTGTCTACGAGGAGAAGCGCGAGCAGGAGGACTGCTGGGAGAACTTTGTGGTGCTGGGGCGGAGCAAGTCCAGCCTGAAGACGCTCTTCATTCTCTTCCGGAACGAGACGGTGGACGTGGAGGACATCGTGACCTGGCTCAAACGCCACTGCGATGTGCTGGCCGTGCCCGTGAAAGTGACCGACAGGTTTGGGATCTGGACCGGGGAGTACAAGTGCGAGATTGAGCTGCgccagggggagggaggggtcaGGCACCTGCCGGGAGCCTTTTTCCTGGGGGCCGAGAGGGGCTACAGCTGGTACAAGGGGCAGCCCAAGACGTGCTTTAAATGTGGTTCCCGGACCCACATGAGCGGCAGCTGCACACAGGACAGGTGCTTCAGGTGCGGGGAGGAGGGGCACCTGAGCCCTTACTGCCGGAAGGGCATCGTGTGTAACCTCTGTGGCAAGCGAGGACACGCCTTTGCCCAATGTCCCAAAGCGGTTCACAATTCCGTGGGAGCTCAGCTAACCGGCGTGGCCGGGCACTGA